The proteins below come from a single Argentina anserina chromosome 1, drPotAnse1.1, whole genome shotgun sequence genomic window:
- the LOC126799350 gene encoding stress-response A/B barrel domain-containing protein UP3-like yields MTASLCLKATRSFLNPLPFSRSLSPPKPRHLSLPKTHFATVTMSSSSPVVEHIVLFKVKPDTDPSKVNSMVNGLNSLTSLDLTLHLTAGPLLRTRSSPFAFTHLLHSRYKSKDDLAAYSAHPGHVSVVKESVLPICDDIMAVDWVAEGLTGPPGLSAGSAIRVTFLKLKEGLGEAEKGEVLEVIKGIKGKFGEVGQISAGENFSPARAKGYSIASVAVFKGASEMEAVDSKEELAKMEKDKVREYLESVIVLDYVVPSPQSASL; encoded by the coding sequence ATGACGGCGTCTCTGTGTCTCAAGGCCACTCGCTCCTTCTTAAACCCACTCCCcttctctcgctctctctcacCTCCCAAACCCCGCCACCTCTCTCTCCCCAAAACCCACTTCGCCACCGTCACCATGTCGTCATCCTCCCCCGTCGTCGAGCACATCGTCCTCTTCAAGGTCAAACCCGACACCGACCCCTCCAAGGTCAACTCCATGGTCAACGGCCTCAACAGCCTCACCTCCCTCGACCTCACCCTCCACCTCACCGCCGGCCCCCTCCTCCGCACCCGCTCCTCCCCCTTCGCCTTCACCCACCTCCTCCACAGCCGCTACAAGTCCAAAGACGACCTCGCCGCCTACTCCGCCCACCCCGGCCACGTCAGCGTCGTCAAGGAGTCCGTTCTCCCGATCTGCGATGACATCATGGCCGTTGATTGGGTCGCGGAGGGGCTGACTGGCCCACCGGGCCTGTCAGCCGGGTCGGCGATCCGGGTCACGTTTTTGAAGCTGAAGGAGGGTTTGGGGGAGGCGGAGAAAGGTGAGGTGCTGGAGGTGATTAAAGGGATTAAGGGCAAGTTTGGAGAGGTGGGGCAGATTAGCGCCGGGGAGAATTTCTCGCCGGCCAGGGCTAAAGGGTATTCGATTGCTTCCGTTGCGGTTTTTAAGGGAGCGAGCGAGATGGAGGCGGTGGATTCCAAGGAGGAGCTGGCGAAGATGGAGAAGGACAAGGTTAGGGAGTATTTGGAGAGCGTCATTGTTCTTGATTATGTTGTTCCGTCGCCCCAATCTGCAAGTCTTTGA
- the LOC126799340 gene encoding stress-response A/B barrel domain-containing protein UP3-like gives MRHRQLGPGWLKDDIGWAHLPELPAIVISKHRSLNLLQPHLISRLPIPTSVPISMSSSPAAQTVIEHIVLFKLKDNADPSKVNAWVDGLNALSSLDLTLHLTAGPLFRIRSSPFAFTHLLHSRYKTKDDLAAYSVHPAHISVVKDLGHPVCDDVMAVDWVADGLTGPVGLSPGSAIRVTVLKLKEELEEAAKGEVLEVIEGVKGKSGEKVQVTVGENFSPGRARGYSIASAVVFKGLKEMEEVDSEEELAKLEKDKVREYLDSMIVVDYVVSPP, from the coding sequence ATGCGGCACCGTCAACTTGGGCCTGGGTGGCTCAAAGATGACATCGGATGGGCCCATTTACCGGAGCTTCCCGCCATCGTTATTAGTAAACATAGATCACTTAACCTTCTCCAACCTCATCTCATTTCTCGCCTCCCAATCCCCACCTCAGTTCCCATCAGTATGTCGTCATCGCCGGCCGCCCAAACTGTAATCGAGCACATCGTCCTCTTCAAGCTCAAAGACAACGCCGACCCCTCCAAAGTCAACGCTTGGGTCGACGGTCTCAACGCCCTGAGCTCGCTGGACCTGACTCTCCACCTCACCGCCGGCCCCCTTTTCCGCATTCGATCCTCCCCCTTCGCCTTCACCCACCTCCTCCACAGCCGCTACAAGACCAAGGACGACCTCGCCGCCTATTCCGTCCACCCGGCTCACATCAGCGTCGTTAAAGACTTGGGCCACCCGGTTTGCGACGACGTCATGGCCGTTGACTGGGTGGCGGATGGGCTGACGGGCCCGGTAGGCCTGTCACCCGGGTCGGCGATCCGGGTCACGGTTTTGAAGTTGAAGGAGGAATTGGAGGAGGCGGCAAAAGGTGAGGTGTTGGAGGTGATTGAAGGTGTTAAGGGCAAGTCCGGAGAGAAGGTTCAGGTTACCGTCGGAGAGAACTTCTCGCCGGGGAGGGCAAGAGGGTATTCGATCGCGTCGGCGGTTGTTTTTAAGGGACtgaaggagatggaggagGTGGACTCGGAGGAGGAGCTGGCAAAGCTGGAGAAGGACAAGGTTAGGGAGTATTTGGACAGCATGATCGTTGTTGATTATGTGGTTTCGCCACCATAA
- the LOC126793937 gene encoding transcription factor MYB1-like yields the protein MGRKPCCNKQGVNKGAWSAEEDEVLVRYIETHGQGKWRDIPMRAGLNRCGKSCRLRWLNYLRPDIKRGDFSADEEDLIFKLHKLLGNRWTLIAGRLPGRTENEIRNHWNNILSKRILEQATQNHIEDHDHHHHQHDESPSNRLTEDISHVEDQNKGIRTKAIFELTKDVINPSTIALDNRSTIHKFNHHEMEKAISSSSSVVADLHHQELSNSSATFVKDFDIYLSNELKSTHVVTADAVGKLSPLNNFSVAEGLYELEDWIIMEDTISRSEYWKANHHEPFQPSDEDHVHLNAFQLFEF from the exons ATGGGGAGAAAACCCTGCTGTAACAAACAAGGGGTGAACAAGGGAGCATGGTCTGCTGAGGAAGATGAAGTCCTCGTTCGTTACATAGAAACACATGGACAAGGCAAATGGAGAGACATTCCTATGAGAGCTG GGTTAAACCGGTGCGGGAAGAGCTGCAGACTGCGATGGCTGAATTATCTTAGGCCAGATATTAAGAGAGGGGATTTTTCTGCCGATGAAGAGGACCTCATTTTCAAATTACACAAGCTTCTTGGAAACAG GTGGACCCTTATCGCCGGAAGATTGCCTGGACGAACAGAAAATGAGATAAGGAATCACTGGAATAATATTCTGAGCAAGAGGATATTAGAACAAGCTACACAGAATCACATCGAGGATCATGATCATCACCACCATCAGCATGATGAATCACCTAGCAATAGATTAACTGAAGATATAAGTCACGTGGAAGATCAAAACAAGGGCATTCGAACAAAAGCAATATTTGAGCTCACGAAGGATGTAATTAACCCATCTACTATTGCTCTTGATAATCGCAGTACCATACACAAATTCAATCATCATGAAATGGAAAAAGCAATATCCTCTTCGTCCTCAGTAGTGGCTGATCTTCACCATCAAGAGCTGTCGAACTCGTCTGCTACTTTCGTTAAGGATTTTGACATTTACTTATCCAACGAGCTGAAAAGCACACATGTGGTGACGGCGGATGCGGTAGGAAAATTAAGCCCTCTTAATAATTTTTCAGTTGCAGAAGGACTCTATGAGCTTGAAGATTGGATAATCATGGAGGATACTATATCAAGGTCGGAATATTGGAAAGCTAACCATCACGAACCATTTCAACCAAGTGATGAGGACCATGTACATCTCAATGCCTTTCAGCTTTTCGAATTCTGA